From Mucilaginibacter rubeus, a single genomic window includes:
- a CDS encoding glycosyltransferase family 4 protein: MPVKHIIVTKLFEFSGSNTHLKALISFFGPQNVLLILEDEGQVKFLEKVDESGLVRYKIKTNLCGYAHLQYRWTTNLKEAFRLLKSVFYIQLLSFRHGLADITVCAVEPEKHLYFFWAPFCKVYYILHTTPNKRYTSFTSYTCNRKLGKRKKIITVSQSNKSLISKNWEITEKKQTCVNVVYNCVTEPVDGVQLNTERYNAHPVCVITMGHVIGYKNPETWLKVAKVVTGARPKVIFIWLGNGPLLNQYQSEISNQKQIFFKGAVTNTDDYLKTAHIYYQPSFYETHGIAVVEAMSQSLPCVVSNVGGLPESVREDYNGYLVEPAAISQHAEAILKLVDNEHLRHSLGENAFTRFKENFSFEQFKTQLNSIYS; this comes from the coding sequence GTGCCAGTAAAACACATCATCGTCACCAAGTTATTTGAATTCAGCGGAAGCAACACTCACCTGAAAGCACTTATTAGTTTTTTTGGCCCGCAGAACGTGCTGTTGATTTTAGAGGATGAAGGCCAAGTAAAATTTCTGGAAAAAGTAGATGAGAGCGGCCTTGTGCGTTACAAGATCAAAACAAATCTTTGCGGTTATGCCCATTTACAATACCGTTGGACCACCAACCTCAAAGAAGCGTTTCGACTTTTGAAATCAGTATTTTATATTCAATTACTGAGCTTTAGACACGGTTTAGCTGATATTACCGTGTGCGCGGTGGAACCGGAGAAACATTTATACTTTTTTTGGGCCCCATTCTGCAAGGTATATTATATACTGCACACCACACCAAACAAAAGATATACATCTTTCACCTCATATACCTGCAACCGAAAACTTGGTAAAAGAAAAAAAATCATTACCGTTTCCCAGTCCAATAAATCATTGATCAGCAAAAACTGGGAAATAACCGAAAAGAAGCAGACATGCGTAAACGTTGTTTATAATTGCGTTACAGAACCCGTAGATGGCGTACAACTCAATACAGAGCGGTACAACGCACATCCCGTATGTGTGATTACAATGGGCCATGTCATAGGGTACAAAAATCCGGAAACCTGGTTAAAAGTAGCTAAGGTTGTTACCGGCGCACGTCCAAAGGTTATTTTTATCTGGCTCGGGAATGGCCCTTTATTAAATCAGTACCAATCGGAAATATCCAACCAAAAGCAGATCTTTTTTAAAGGAGCCGTAACCAATACCGATGATTATTTGAAAACGGCACATATCTATTACCAACCCAGTTTTTATGAAACCCATGGCATTGCTGTGGTGGAGGCCATGTCTCAATCATTACCATGTGTGGTATCAAATGTGGGCGGTCTTCCTGAATCTGTCCGGGAGGATTATAACGGCTACCTTGTTGAGCCGGCCGCTATCTCCCAACATGCTGAAGCGATCCTTAAATTGGTGGACAACGAACACTTACGTCATTCCTTAGGCGAAAACGCCTTCACAAGGTTTAAAGAAAACTTCAGCTTTGAGCAATTTAAAACACAGCTTAATTCCATTTACAGTTGA
- a CDS encoding alpha-1,2-fucosyltransferase, giving the protein MIVVKLQGGLGNQMFQYAAGRGLSQGSPVYINHRFLEENQTDSPLFTARKYELQLFRNIKAVKATAKQLKIFNNNSFYYRLYRLFFKTVISRQIENEYIDFEKTYGKPVNIYLDGYFQSEKYFKHLRNQLLADFEFPALDTDNDNIRKKIEASANPVSIHVRRGDYLKSPEIYKVHGVLEVQYYQQSLSLLKAKYNDLTLFVFSDDMDWAKENLNLNCQTNYITGNHSENSWKDMALMSYCKHHIIANSSFSWWGAWLSKSNGEVFAPANWFNANNVKFNIHNFIPSNWHIISNE; this is encoded by the coding sequence ATGATCGTTGTTAAATTACAGGGAGGGCTCGGAAATCAGATGTTTCAATACGCCGCGGGCAGAGGCCTTTCACAGGGTTCCCCGGTGTATATTAACCATCGGTTCCTGGAAGAAAATCAAACAGACTCACCACTCTTTACGGCGAGGAAGTATGAATTGCAGCTCTTTAGAAATATAAAGGCTGTTAAAGCCACAGCTAAACAATTAAAAATCTTTAATAACAATAGCTTTTATTACCGGTTGTACAGGCTTTTTTTTAAAACTGTAATAAGCCGGCAGATAGAAAACGAATATATTGACTTTGAAAAAACTTATGGCAAGCCCGTCAATATATACCTTGACGGCTATTTTCAGTCGGAGAAATATTTCAAACACCTGCGCAATCAATTGTTAGCAGATTTTGAGTTTCCGGCACTCGATACCGACAATGACAACATCAGGAAAAAGATTGAAGCTTCAGCCAACCCGGTGAGCATCCATGTGCGCAGAGGTGATTATTTAAAATCGCCAGAGATATATAAGGTTCATGGTGTACTTGAAGTACAATATTACCAACAGTCGTTGAGCCTTTTAAAGGCGAAATACAATGATCTAACCCTGTTTGTATTTTCTGACGATATGGACTGGGCAAAGGAAAATTTAAACTTAAACTGCCAAACCAATTATATAACCGGTAATCATTCCGAAAACAGCTGGAAGGATATGGCTTTGATGAGTTATTGTAAACATCATATCATCGCAAACAGCAGTTTCAGCTGGTGGGGCGCATGGCTATCAAAAAGCAACGGCGAAGTTTTTGCACCGGCCAATTGGTTTAACGCCAACAATGTGAAGTTCAATATTCATAATTTTATTCCGTCAAACTGGCACATCATAAGCAATGAATGA
- a CDS encoding glycosyltransferase family 2 protein: MNLPDLKKYREDFIAAGVNLPLQVIPSGGLLKVLPAPDNQYTGWPWTEETDPKVYRTNNNWPKLTIVTPSYNQGRFIEQTIRSILLQNYPNLEYIVIDGGSNDETVSILEKYAPWISYYRSAKDNGQGQAINLGFSLASGDYYAWINSDDYYLKDVFHEVIQLFTQSKTKFVYGYGLNYRETTQQFDVSKVLPSLDFFLKIPNFVQPSSFWSATIHQPIWEKLHCALDFELWLRLVKGQKRKLIKKPLSVANIHDTAKTSDAKMKMKWDEDEKLMWSNEGHGAVPHWGKVNFINRIRIKIYRSLGLI; this comes from the coding sequence ATGAATTTACCTGATCTGAAAAAATACCGGGAAGATTTTATAGCAGCTGGCGTGAACCTACCCTTACAGGTAATACCGTCGGGTGGCCTGCTTAAAGTTTTGCCCGCTCCCGATAATCAATATACCGGCTGGCCCTGGACAGAGGAAACAGATCCGAAGGTATACCGCACCAACAATAACTGGCCTAAGCTGACGATAGTTACACCATCCTATAACCAGGGCAGGTTCATTGAACAAACCATTCGCTCCATCCTGCTGCAAAACTATCCTAACCTGGAATATATCGTAATAGATGGCGGGAGTAACGATGAGACCGTCTCTATTCTTGAAAAATACGCACCATGGATCAGCTACTACCGCAGTGCAAAAGATAACGGGCAGGGACAAGCTATTAACCTGGGCTTTAGCCTGGCATCAGGTGATTACTATGCATGGATCAATAGTGACGATTACTATCTGAAAGATGTTTTTCATGAAGTTATCCAACTATTTACACAGTCGAAAACCAAATTCGTTTATGGTTATGGTTTGAATTATCGCGAAACCACACAACAGTTCGACGTAAGCAAAGTACTGCCATCACTGGACTTCTTTTTGAAAATACCCAATTTTGTACAGCCATCATCGTTTTGGAGCGCGACTATTCATCAGCCTATCTGGGAAAAATTGCATTGCGCGCTTGACTTTGAGCTTTGGCTTCGCCTGGTTAAAGGTCAGAAAAGGAAACTGATCAAAAAGCCCCTATCGGTAGCTAATATTCATGATACCGCGAAAACATCAGATGCAAAAATGAAAATGAAATGGGATGAAGATGAAAAACTGATGTGGTCAAATGAAGGACACGGCGCAGTTCCTCATTGGGGCAAAGTTAATTTCATTAATCGTATAAGAATTAAAATTTACAGATCATTAGGTCTGATATAA
- a CDS encoding ABC transporter permease: MSKLTDEKWDIELSPQSSPFDLKLNDMWHYRDLLVLLVRRDFVSFYKQTILGPLWFFVQPLFTTIIYTFVFGSLADISADNLPKPLFYLAGITAWNYFADCLTKTSTVFTVNAGLFGKVYFPRLIVPLSIVVSNLLRFGVQMILFLLIMFIYVFKGSNIHPNAFLLIFPLLLILMAMLGLGLGMIISAMTTKYRDLSFLVAFGIQLMMYLTTVIYPLSAVKQKFPHYAWIVEYNPMTSIIEAFRYGFLGQGTFTMLSLGITTLVTFIILLVGILIFNRVERTFIDTV; encoded by the coding sequence ATGAGTAAATTAACAGATGAAAAATGGGATATTGAATTAAGCCCACAAAGCAGTCCCTTTGATTTGAAGCTAAACGATATGTGGCACTACCGGGACTTGTTGGTTTTACTGGTGAGAAGAGACTTTGTTTCCTTTTACAAACAAACCATCCTCGGCCCTTTGTGGTTTTTTGTTCAGCCGCTGTTCACCACAATTATTTACACCTTTGTATTTGGGAGCCTTGCTGATATCTCTGCAGACAACCTACCCAAGCCTTTGTTTTACCTTGCCGGCATTACAGCCTGGAATTATTTTGCCGATTGCCTTACCAAAACGTCGACTGTTTTTACAGTTAATGCGGGGCTTTTTGGAAAGGTTTACTTTCCAAGGCTGATTGTTCCGTTAAGTATTGTGGTATCTAACCTGCTTCGGTTTGGCGTGCAAATGATTCTGTTCCTTTTAATCATGTTCATTTATGTTTTTAAAGGCTCAAACATCCATCCTAATGCTTTCCTGCTGATATTCCCGTTGCTTCTGATACTTATGGCCATGCTTGGTTTAGGGCTCGGCATGATCATATCTGCCATGACTACAAAATATCGCGACCTGAGTTTCCTGGTCGCCTTCGGGATCCAACTCATGATGTACCTCACAACAGTAATTTACCCCCTTTCGGCGGTGAAGCAAAAATTCCCGCATTATGCGTGGATTGTCGAGTACAACCCCATGACCTCCATTATTGAGGCTTTTAGATATGGCTTTCTTGGCCAGGGAACGTTTACCATGCTGTCATTGGGTATTACTACATTGGTAACCTTCATTATACTTCTGGTTGGCATCTTAATATTTAATCGCGTGGAGCGCACATTCATTGATACTGTCTGA
- a CDS encoding ABC transporter ATP-binding protein codes for MPVVIKAEKLSKAYQLGEIGTGTISRDLERYWAKLRGKEDPFLKIGEINDRAKKGESDVIWSLKDIDFDINQGDAVGIIGKNGAGKSTLLKILSRVTAPTTGSVKVKGRIASLLEVGTGFHPELSGKENIYLNGAILGMRKAEIKRKFDEIVDFSGVERYIDTPVKRYSSGMYVRLAFAVAAHLESEILIVDEVLAVGDAEFQKKCLGKMGDISKGEGRTVLFVSHNMGAIISLCNQGIYLKNGQITGNGSIEEVMKIYSDDRDGGYSKAVKILNDGKKAWLSGFKVTDEDGTEHIQMEGKKTVQLEIDSTKQLENVSVGIGINDVNDVRITTLFSKFFDKKYTLQQGTNHISCKINHLNLKPGTYKIAIYIGNDQETLDYYDNGLQFEIFHSVKQTHLLPDSSQGSIFTEQIWM; via the coding sequence ATGCCTGTTGTTATTAAAGCAGAAAAACTCTCCAAAGCCTACCAATTAGGAGAGATTGGAACGGGAACCATTTCGCGCGATCTCGAACGCTATTGGGCAAAGCTCCGCGGCAAGGAAGATCCGTTTTTAAAGATCGGGGAAATCAACGATCGCGCTAAAAAAGGAGAAAGTGATGTTATATGGAGCCTTAAGGACATTGATTTTGACATCAACCAGGGGGATGCGGTTGGCATAATCGGTAAAAATGGTGCGGGCAAAAGCACATTGCTTAAGATCTTAAGCCGTGTTACCGCGCCAACCACAGGTTCCGTTAAGGTGAAAGGCCGCATTGCCAGCTTACTGGAAGTTGGAACCGGATTTCATCCGGAACTAAGCGGCAAGGAAAACATTTACCTGAACGGCGCCATACTTGGAATGCGCAAGGCCGAAATAAAACGAAAGTTTGATGAAATCGTAGATTTCTCGGGGGTGGAACGCTACATCGACACACCGGTAAAGCGTTACTCATCAGGGATGTACGTACGGCTTGCCTTTGCCGTGGCTGCGCATCTGGAGTCAGAAATTCTTATCGTTGACGAGGTTTTAGCTGTTGGCGACGCCGAATTCCAAAAAAAATGTCTTGGAAAAATGGGCGATATCAGCAAAGGCGAAGGCCGGACTGTATTGTTTGTAAGCCATAATATGGGGGCCATAATATCTCTTTGTAATCAGGGAATTTATTTAAAAAACGGCCAGATTACCGGTAACGGCAGCATTGAAGAGGTCATGAAAATCTATTCGGACGACAGGGACGGAGGATATTCAAAAGCCGTCAAGATTCTGAATGACGGTAAAAAAGCCTGGCTATCCGGCTTTAAGGTTACAGATGAAGATGGCACCGAGCATATTCAAATGGAGGGTAAAAAAACCGTACAGCTGGAAATAGACTCAACCAAGCAACTTGAAAACGTTTCTGTCGGGATAGGCATAAACGATGTGAACGATGTAAGGATAACCACGCTCTTTAGTAAATTTTTTGATAAAAAATACACGTTACAGCAGGGTACCAATCACATAAGTTGCAAAATAAATCACCTCAATTTAAAGCCCGGAACTTACAAAATCGCAATCTATATTGGCAATGATCAGGAAACCCTCGACTATTACGACAATGGTTTGCAATTTGAGATATTCCACTCCGTAAAACAGACACACTTATTACCGGATTCGAGCCAGGGCAGCATATTCACCGAACAAATCTGGATGTAA
- a CDS encoding glycosyltransferase family 2 protein: protein MNDQLVSVIMPAYNAEKYIAASIESVIQQTYTNWELLIVDDGSTDQTAAIIKRYISADKRVKYFFQENGRQGKAKNLAIANSSGVFLAFLDADDLWLKEKLEVSIHEINTRDYSLVFTDCYIFEGELPEDFSTLKTMGVQSAVYEGRPALLTFLNYNQIPNLTVLAKKELFLNTGGFIDKVVAEDYEMWLRLLKNGAVFKALPLQLSLYRVHSESITARDRHATLELIEIIKTFGKENPDYWQDVQTIIREKLKHWLYYGHQRTAKNFRALIKGVFNLPLTFLFYTLSRLMPVDQLRKIVIRSY, encoded by the coding sequence ATGAATGATCAGCTTGTTTCCGTAATTATGCCTGCTTACAATGCCGAAAAATATATTGCGGCAAGCATTGAAAGTGTAATTCAACAAACTTATACCAATTGGGAACTGCTAATTGTTGACGACGGTTCGACAGACCAGACAGCGGCGATTATAAAACGCTACATATCTGCAGATAAGCGCGTTAAGTATTTTTTCCAGGAAAACGGCAGGCAGGGTAAAGCCAAAAATCTTGCTATTGCAAATAGTTCCGGCGTTTTTCTTGCTTTTCTGGATGCAGATGATCTTTGGCTTAAAGAAAAGCTGGAGGTTAGTATACATGAAATCAATACAAGGGATTATTCCTTGGTTTTCACAGATTGTTACATTTTTGAAGGGGAGTTGCCCGAGGATTTCTCTACTTTAAAAACAATGGGCGTTCAGTCTGCAGTATACGAAGGGCGCCCGGCCTTACTAACGTTTTTAAATTACAACCAAATTCCTAACCTAACGGTGCTGGCAAAAAAAGAGCTATTTCTGAACACCGGCGGCTTTATTGATAAAGTGGTTGCCGAAGATTACGAAATGTGGCTGCGGCTGTTGAAAAATGGTGCTGTGTTTAAAGCACTTCCGCTTCAACTATCCCTTTACAGGGTGCATAGTGAGTCAATAACAGCGAGGGACAGGCATGCAACTCTTGAGCTTATTGAAATCATCAAAACTTTTGGCAAAGAAAACCCGGACTACTGGCAGGATGTGCAAACGATCATCAGAGAAAAGCTGAAACACTGGCTTTATTACGGCCATCAACGTACTGCCAAAAATTTCAGGGCACTGATAAAAGGCGTTTTTAACCTGCCTTTAACCTTTCTATTTTATACACTAAGCCGGTTGATGCCGGTTGATCAGCTAAGAAAAATAGTTATCAGGAGTTACTAA
- a CDS encoding glycosyltransferase family 2 protein: protein MSDLAIIIPAYKKIYFDQTLASLAAQSNKNFTVYIGDDCSPEDLSTIVERYREDLNIIYTRFENNIGAKDLVLQWERCLALSKTEKWICLFSDDDLMDSNCVEEFYSTVDVATNDFDIFRFNTVVINQHGEITNQGITGPQTESSAQMAYNLLHGRRGNSMPDHIFSRRIYEECGGFVFTRYAQGADWALSILFSRKKGMFVIPNAKVYWRYSGLNISSNAARNKNDMIGGHLDFISWALIHFEYLKTTALDITYQMIVEALRFNLKMVMLYHYNGFNYKQAPTLLSFYHDKLQLSYRESIRQMMEINGLSLPNVHTAKRVLVKLRDKMFKRS from the coding sequence ATGAGCGATTTAGCTATCATCATACCTGCTTATAAAAAGATATACTTTGATCAAACGCTGGCATCACTTGCCGCTCAGAGCAACAAAAATTTCACAGTCTATATCGGAGATGATTGCAGCCCGGAAGACTTGAGTACCATAGTAGAACGGTATCGGGAAGATCTAAACATCATATATACCCGTTTTGAAAACAATATCGGAGCTAAAGACCTGGTTTTACAATGGGAAAGATGCCTTGCCTTGAGTAAAACTGAAAAATGGATCTGTCTATTTTCAGATGATGACCTGATGGATAGCAATTGCGTCGAAGAGTTTTATAGTACCGTCGACGTTGCAACAAATGATTTTGATATTTTCAGGTTTAACACCGTGGTGATCAATCAGCATGGCGAAATTACGAACCAAGGCATAACTGGCCCGCAAACGGAGAGTTCGGCACAGATGGCTTACAACCTTTTACATGGCAGACGCGGAAACTCCATGCCGGATCATATCTTTTCAAGGAGAATTTACGAGGAATGCGGTGGTTTTGTGTTTACCCGTTATGCTCAAGGTGCTGATTGGGCGCTGTCTATATTATTTTCCAGGAAAAAAGGAATGTTTGTGATCCCAAACGCCAAAGTATACTGGCGTTATAGCGGTTTAAATATCTCGTCTAACGCCGCCAGGAACAAAAACGATATGATTGGCGGCCATCTGGATTTCATCAGTTGGGCTCTTATCCATTTCGAATACCTGAAAACTACAGCCCTGGATATTACTTACCAAATGATTGTTGAGGCCTTACGGTTTAACCTTAAAATGGTGATGCTGTATCATTATAACGGGTTCAATTATAAACAGGCTCCTACCCTGCTTAGCTTTTATCATGATAAATTGCAATTATCTTATCGCGAGTCCATCCGACAAATGATGGAAATCAATGGATTATCATTACCTAATGTCCACACCGCGAAGCGGGTATTGGTGAAGCTGAGAGATAAAATGTTCAAACGGTCATGA
- a CDS encoding class I SAM-dependent methyltransferase, whose protein sequence is MTETERLTEEVFCLNFELNTLANQLLRQSSERWVPGFLYEKTEYSHIERYKLACNYTAGKRVIDIACGVGKGSNLIALQGAANSVYGADIQPDAIRYAQWRNGRENITFQVNDAQQLGIENAFDIAVSFETIEHLPDYRKFLTSIKTALAPKGLFLVSTPIASIPIDNTPANPYHVQEWGFREFHRVIDEFFDVEKVYVQLYPEIPLPQPVVRIGLTKRVMNKIKNKLLPPPPKADTPDPVIKPDNDFSKIEEYTGQYNTEELGKSRLGYQIIVARVK, encoded by the coding sequence ATGACTGAAACCGAACGTTTAACCGAAGAAGTTTTCTGCTTAAATTTTGAATTGAACACGCTGGCCAATCAACTGCTCAGGCAGTCGTCAGAACGCTGGGTGCCCGGATTTTTATATGAGAAAACTGAGTATTCACATATTGAAAGATATAAGCTTGCCTGTAATTATACAGCCGGTAAACGGGTAATTGATATTGCATGCGGCGTGGGTAAGGGTAGTAACCTGATAGCTCTTCAAGGTGCAGCCAACAGCGTATACGGGGCCGACATTCAGCCGGATGCTATCAGGTATGCGCAATGGCGCAATGGCCGGGAAAATATTACCTTTCAGGTTAACGACGCCCAACAGTTAGGCATTGAGAACGCCTTTGACATCGCCGTAAGTTTTGAAACGATTGAACATTTACCCGACTATAGGAAATTTTTGACCAGTATAAAAACTGCACTGGCACCAAAAGGACTGTTTTTGGTTTCTACGCCAATTGCATCTATCCCGATAGATAATACTCCGGCAAATCCATATCATGTACAGGAATGGGGCTTTAGGGAATTTCACCGAGTAATTGATGAATTTTTCGATGTAGAAAAGGTGTATGTGCAGCTTTACCCTGAGATCCCTCTTCCGCAGCCTGTGGTACGGATTGGTTTAACGAAGCGGGTAATGAATAAAATTAAAAATAAACTACTCCCCCCGCCCCCTAAAGCAGATACACCGGATCCGGTCATCAAGCCTGATAACGATTTTTCAAAGATTGAAGAATATACCGGTCAATACAATACTGAGGAACTTGGTAAATCAAGATTAGGTTATCAAATTATTGTAGCCCGGGTAAAATGA
- a CDS encoding glycosyltransferase, with amino-acid sequence MTKRKRIGLSYSYNENWIGGTYYIENLINALNTLDEVLKPHLVLIINKRSDYKAAKNNLSYPYMSFRLGTGETNFAARFANKITNRLLRKTFFNQTIKKLEAVFPYYKSKPQSLATNKIYWIADFQEHFSPEFFSAEAIEGRKRNQMEIQGSSEHLILSSQNAAGHFKSLYPEHSVNVHVLPFAVTHPAYRNLTIGPLLKKFDLPDVYFLCPNQFWKHKNQLTVIQAVHRLKNDGTNITVAFTGNTADLRNPEYFIELNIYVQQNNLTDNIRFLGFIKREEQLQLMNNAVAIVQPSLFEGWSTVVEDAKSMNKALIVSDIEVHQEQLVDSSARFFAPLNVKDLAAKLELAISAHPLPSLYANPDYQRNIKNFGNGFLRIALQETA; translated from the coding sequence ATGACTAAAAGAAAAAGGATAGGTCTCAGCTATTCTTACAATGAAAATTGGATTGGCGGAACTTATTATATTGAGAACCTTATTAATGCGTTAAATACACTCGATGAAGTGCTTAAACCGCACCTGGTTTTAATCATCAATAAGCGTAGCGATTATAAAGCCGCTAAAAATAACCTGTCCTATCCATACATGAGTTTTAGGTTAGGCACCGGAGAAACAAACTTCGCAGCTCGTTTCGCTAATAAAATAACCAATCGCCTGCTCAGAAAAACATTCTTCAATCAAACCATAAAAAAACTGGAAGCAGTATTTCCATACTACAAAAGCAAACCGCAGTCCCTTGCCACGAATAAAATTTACTGGATAGCTGATTTTCAGGAACATTTTTCTCCTGAATTTTTCAGTGCAGAGGCTATTGAAGGCAGAAAAAGAAACCAAATGGAGATCCAGGGTTCGTCAGAGCATCTTATCTTGAGCAGTCAAAACGCGGCAGGACATTTTAAATCGTTATACCCAGAACATAGCGTCAATGTGCACGTGCTCCCGTTTGCGGTCACACATCCGGCTTATCGAAATTTAACTATCGGCCCCCTGCTCAAAAAGTTTGATTTACCTGATGTTTATTTTCTTTGCCCTAACCAGTTTTGGAAGCATAAAAACCAGCTTACGGTTATCCAGGCGGTACACAGGCTTAAAAATGATGGCACCAACATTACGGTTGCTTTTACCGGCAACACCGCCGACCTTAGGAACCCTGAATATTTTATAGAACTTAATATTTATGTTCAGCAAAATAATCTTACTGACAATATCAGGTTTCTTGGTTTTATCAAAAGAGAGGAACAATTACAGCTAATGAATAATGCTGTTGCTATTGTTCAGCCATCCCTTTTTGAGGGCTGGAGCACCGTAGTTGAAGACGCTAAATCAATGAATAAGGCATTAATTGTTTCCGATATAGAAGTTCACCAGGAGCAACTTGTTGATAGCAGCGCCAGGTTCTTCGCTCCTTTGAATGTAAAGGACTTAGCGGCAAAATTGGAGCTTGCCATTAGTGCACATCCGCTCCCTTCGCTTTATGCCAATCCTGATTATCAACGCAATATTAAAAATTTCGGCAATGGGTTTCTGCGCATAGCGCTACAGGAAACGGCATAA
- a CDS encoding glycosyltransferase — protein sequence MNNPRGISVVICCYNCALRLPETIRHLAQQEVPAHLPWEIWIVNNASSDNTVQVAINEWQKYSSTGIEFNIVDEPTPGVLNARIKGINCARYEYLLFCDDDNWLNPSYVATAFEIMDANPEIGALGGCGEIVAEEPIAIDETLLSRLNANGPQHWAATDHWLYSAGMTIRKSIFMELAKHGWSLITTGRTGTNFLSGEDAEICFMFYLRGYQIAANNRLTFKHLIPVKRQSIKTIIDMAFWLSYSYYFLYGYIALINKEPVSLNDLSTRLLKSHSLSLLRSLQAVMMQVLKKGKRPTLEQRCTVLRHYGMVSSIIKNRKQVINHQQHIQQVLNSVKQGANA from the coding sequence TTGAATAATCCCAGGGGAATCTCGGTGGTGATATGTTGCTACAACTGCGCATTACGCTTACCTGAAACTATCAGGCATCTGGCACAACAAGAGGTACCGGCTCATTTACCCTGGGAAATATGGATCGTTAATAACGCATCTTCTGATAATACGGTACAGGTTGCCATAAATGAGTGGCAAAAATATTCCTCTACAGGTATTGAATTTAATATAGTGGATGAGCCGACACCCGGGGTATTAAACGCCCGGATAAAAGGGATCAATTGCGCGCGTTATGAGTACCTGTTATTTTGCGATGATGACAACTGGCTAAACCCCTCCTATGTGGCTACCGCATTTGAAATCATGGATGCCAACCCCGAAATTGGGGCGTTAGGGGGCTGCGGCGAAATTGTGGCTGAAGAGCCGATAGCTATAGATGAAACCTTACTCAGCCGGCTGAACGCCAATGGCCCGCAACATTGGGCAGCAACAGATCATTGGCTTTACAGCGCCGGGATGACGATCAGGAAAAGCATTTTTATGGAATTGGCAAAACATGGTTGGTCGCTAATTACCACCGGGCGAACAGGTACCAATTTCCTTTCGGGTGAAGACGCCGAAATTTGTTTTATGTTTTATTTACGCGGTTATCAGATTGCAGCCAATAACCGGTTAACATTCAAACATTTAATTCCGGTAAAAAGGCAGAGCATTAAAACCATTATTGATATGGCATTCTGGCTTAGTTACTCCTATTACTTCCTGTACGGTTATATCGCTTTGATTAACAAAGAACCTGTGTCTTTGAACGATTTAAGTACCAGGCTATTAAAAAGTCATAGCTTATCCTTATTAAGGAGCCTGCAAGCAGTAATGATGCAAGTGCTGAAAAAAGGAAAACGACCCACACTTGAACAAAGGTGCACCGTATTGAGACACTATGGCATGGTATCCTCCATTATAAAAAACCGGAAGCAGGTGATCAATCACCAGCAACATATTCAGCAGGTTCTGAACTCGGTCAAGCAAGGGGCAAATGCGTAA